Proteins from one Brevibacillus humidisoli genomic window:
- a CDS encoding MFS transporter: MHPAALVRLGLLSFTVILFGLLVVDIAWLQIALVVVSGLIAGVNNALFTSLVMELSPYARGITSGVYNFVRWLGAAIAPLLSGVIGASLSPHAPYGVAALMALVGVWIMSVNHAQKKRQITQSQMGQ, translated from the coding sequence ATGCATCCTGCTGCACTCGTACGGCTTGGATTGCTCTCTTTTACCGTGATCCTGTTCGGCCTGCTGGTTGTAGACATCGCTTGGCTGCAAATCGCACTCGTTGTTGTTTCCGGTTTGATTGCTGGCGTAAACAATGCCCTGTTTACCAGTCTTGTGATGGAATTGTCCCCGTATGCGCGCGGCATTACCTCGGGAGTGTATAATTTTGTTCGCTGGCTGGGAGCAGCGATTGCTCCCTTGTTGTCTGGAGTGATTGGAGCCAGCCTGTCTCCTCATGCCCCCTATGGAGTGGCGGCACTAATGGCCTTGGTGGGAGTCTGGATCATGTCTGTGAATCATGCCCAAAAGAAACGACAAATCACGCAATCCCAGATGGGGCAGTAA
- a CDS encoding acyl-CoA synthetase, whose amino-acid sequence MGEIQRARRNTLGDILQRSRRRFPNKMALRFEEEEFTYEQFDMIVNQAAQSIISHGLQKGQRAAVLSRNSMDFAILTFALAKTGVIMVPINYMLNSDDVAFILGHAEVSACFVSPEFLSTAEQAIKQSGCKPQLLSIISRPAIQQGEWQPFREMIQHAGPQAPEVELDDDDVVNILYTSGTESKPKGVMLTHKNVISEYVSTIIDGGMSEDDIAVHALPLFHSAQLHCFLGPYIYLGGSGIILEQATPDLMMETVERYQATQLFCPPTVWIALLRSPGFATRDLSSLKKCYYGAAIMPVEILKELNVRLPNAAFYNFYGQTEVAPLATVLKPNDQLRKAGSAGKPSLNVETKIVDDDGVEVPPGTIGEIVHRTSHAMLGYFRDEEKTQAAFKGGWFHSGDLGIMDEEGYITIVDRKKDMIKSGGENVASREVEEIIYQNPKVSEVAVIGVPHPYWIEAVTAVVVPKAGESLTADEILAFCKERISSFKAPKYAIIADQLPRNPSGKILKRELRERYGVLTNQ is encoded by the coding sequence ATGGGTGAGATTCAGCGGGCACGTCGAAACACGCTAGGCGATATATTGCAGCGGAGCAGAAGACGCTTTCCGAACAAGATGGCCCTCCGATTCGAAGAAGAGGAATTTACATACGAACAATTCGATATGATTGTGAATCAAGCGGCGCAATCGATTATCTCCCACGGATTGCAAAAAGGGCAGCGTGCTGCTGTGCTGTCCCGAAATTCGATGGACTTTGCGATTTTGACCTTCGCCTTGGCCAAGACAGGGGTCATCATGGTCCCGATCAATTACATGCTGAATTCGGATGATGTGGCGTTCATCCTGGGACATGCGGAAGTTAGTGCTTGCTTTGTGTCGCCGGAGTTTTTATCGACGGCAGAGCAAGCGATCAAACAATCCGGCTGCAAACCTCAATTGCTGTCTATCATCTCCCGACCTGCCATACAGCAGGGTGAGTGGCAGCCATTCCGCGAGATGATCCAACACGCTGGCCCACAAGCCCCGGAAGTGGAACTGGATGACGATGATGTGGTAAACATTCTCTATACGAGTGGAACGGAATCGAAGCCAAAAGGCGTCATGCTGACACACAAAAACGTGATTTCCGAATACGTCAGTACAATCATTGATGGGGGAATGAGTGAAGACGATATAGCGGTGCATGCCTTGCCTCTATTTCACAGTGCACAGCTGCACTGTTTCTTAGGACCTTACATCTATTTGGGTGGAAGCGGTATCATACTGGAGCAGGCCACACCCGATCTGATGATGGAGACGGTTGAACGCTACCAGGCAACCCAGTTGTTTTGTCCGCCGACGGTCTGGATTGCTCTGCTCCGTTCACCCGGATTTGCTACTCGGGATCTGTCTTCCTTGAAAAAGTGTTATTATGGAGCGGCCATTATGCCGGTGGAGATTTTAAAAGAATTGAATGTTCGTCTGCCCAATGCAGCATTTTATAATTTTTATGGTCAGACGGAAGTGGCGCCATTGGCTACGGTGCTAAAACCTAACGATCAACTGCGAAAAGCAGGTTCCGCTGGAAAACCATCGCTAAATGTGGAGACCAAGATCGTAGACGATGACGGTGTCGAGGTGCCGCCAGGAACGATTGGGGAAATCGTCCATCGTACGAGTCATGCCATGCTGGGCTATTTTCGCGATGAAGAGAAGACACAGGCGGCATTCAAGGGTGGTTGGTTCCACAGTGGCGATCTCGGTATCATGGATGAAGAAGGTTACATTACCATCGTCGATCGAAAAAAAGACATGATTAAGTCGGGAGGAGAAAATGTAGCCAGCCGAGAAGTAGAAGAGATCATCTATCAAAATCCGAAAGTATCAGAGGTTGCGGTGATCGGCGTACCCCATCCTTACTGGATCGAAGCCGTTACGGCGGTGGTCGTGCCCAAGGCGGGTGAGTCGCTAACAGCAGACGAGATTCTGGCCTTTTGCAAGGAGCGGATCTCCTCGTTTAAGGCACCCAAGTATGCGATCATTGCTGACCAACTGCCCAGAAATCCCAGCGGCAAGATCCTTAAGCGGGAACTGCGTGAACGCTATGGTGTATTGACCAACCAGTAG
- a CDS encoding DinB family protein: protein MKHHSLQRYDYHVWATRRVFLHLRELPEEIYRQEVQSVFPSVTETILHMYRVENV, encoded by the coding sequence ATGAAGCATCATTCCCTGCAGCGATATGACTATCACGTATGGGCAACGCGAAGGGTCTTTCTGCACTTGAGAGAACTACCAGAGGAGATTTATCGCCAGGAAGTTCAGAGTGTTTTCCCGTCTGTCACCGAGACGATCCTTCACATGTATCGGGTGGAGAACGTATAA
- a CDS encoding DinB family protein produces the protein MTSYSEVVQHVVNHGTYHCGNLTAMLRQMGYAGVPTDCEFFLFDQNNNGDS, from the coding sequence ATGACCAGTTATTCTGAGGTCGTCCAACATGTTGTAAACCACGGAACATATCACTGCGGCAATCTAACCGCGATGCTGCGCCAAATGGGTTACGCCGGTGTCCCGACTGATTGCGAGTTCTTTTTATTTGACCAAAATAACAATGGGGATTCATAA
- a CDS encoding PadR family transcriptional regulator — protein sequence MYDLFVLGELMTEGTHGYVLQERLTHAVGPIRRISSGTLYPLLSRFVKKGWISLQLGGEQQRRRQRKIYELTTAGRERFLELMAEPIPISTDAELMFHFKMAYFQYVTKEVQLACLKQYLEYLHVNLRYVNAESQMIRSKQIPEQKRIQLLRMFDHRRHVAEADIAWVRQEIDRIKTPSD from the coding sequence ATGTATGACTTGTTTGTCCTAGGTGAGTTGATGACAGAGGGTACGCACGGATATGTGCTGCAAGAGCGGCTCACGCATGCCGTTGGACCGATCCGGCGAATAAGCTCGGGAACTTTGTATCCGCTGCTCTCCCGGTTCGTGAAGAAGGGATGGATCAGTCTTCAGCTTGGAGGGGAACAGCAGAGAAGGAGGCAGCGAAAAATCTACGAACTGACGACAGCTGGCCGCGAACGCTTCCTGGAATTGATGGCCGAGCCGATACCGATCAGCACGGATGCGGAACTGATGTTTCATTTTAAAATGGCATACTTTCAATATGTGACGAAAGAGGTTCAGCTTGCCTGCCTAAAACAGTATCTGGAGTATCTTCATGTCAATTTGAGGTACGTAAATGCCGAATCACAAATGATCAGAAGCAAACAGATTCCTGAGCAAAAGCGGATACAATTGTTGCGCATGTTTGATCACCGCAGACACGTAGCAGAGGCGGATATCGCGTGGGTGAGGCAGGAGATCGATCGGATCAAAACACCTTCGGACTAA
- a CDS encoding MFS transporter has translation MERLWTRPFIQMTVAMLFLFMGFYLLVPTLPLFIKQLGGTEAQVGLVIGVYTLAAVVFRPIVGGLLDRYGRRPFILWGLLFFALAMYVYDWIGTIFMLMALRVIHGVSWALSTTAVGTAITDVIPPARRGEGMGWFGLAMTVAMAIGPMLGIWTIENHSFHSLFLVGAGFSIIALLLAYLTNIPFQAKPTGGRIQLIEQSVLSVTVAIFFLSVAYGGITTFLPLFAESIKVNAGTFFFVYAVALTLIRPIAGKHSDRYGEPFVIAPALLITIASLLVLSFSNGLIGVIVAAIMYGVGFGSAQPALQAATLRLAPPDRKGVANASFFTAFDLGIGLGSIILGWVSQYTGYQVMFVVTAVSVAVSLLIFTVFVRRLLRYEASAE, from the coding sequence GTGGAGCGCCTATGGACAAGACCGTTTATTCAAATGACTGTGGCCATGCTTTTCCTGTTTATGGGGTTTTATTTGCTGGTGCCGACGCTCCCGCTTTTTATCAAACAGTTGGGAGGAACTGAAGCACAGGTCGGATTGGTAATCGGCGTATATACACTGGCCGCCGTGGTGTTCCGTCCGATCGTCGGAGGACTGCTGGATCGTTACGGCAGGCGACCATTTATTCTGTGGGGACTGCTTTTTTTTGCACTGGCCATGTATGTGTACGATTGGATCGGCACCATCTTCATGTTGATGGCGCTACGGGTCATCCACGGTGTCAGCTGGGCGCTTTCCACTACTGCTGTTGGTACGGCGATCACGGATGTTATTCCACCTGCTCGTCGTGGTGAAGGCATGGGCTGGTTCGGCCTGGCCATGACCGTGGCGATGGCAATTGGCCCGATGCTGGGAATCTGGACCATCGAGAATCATTCGTTTCACAGTTTGTTCCTGGTAGGTGCCGGCTTTTCCATTATAGCCCTGCTTTTAGCCTATTTGACGAACATCCCGTTTCAGGCGAAACCCACCGGAGGGCGAATCCAATTGATCGAGCAATCGGTTTTGTCCGTTACAGTGGCTATCTTTTTTCTATCCGTCGCCTATGGAGGGATTACCACCTTTTTGCCGCTGTTTGCAGAATCGATCAAGGTAAATGCCGGCACATTTTTTTTCGTATACGCTGTGGCACTCACCTTGATCCGCCCCATCGCCGGAAAACATTCGGATCGGTACGGGGAACCATTTGTGATCGCGCCAGCGCTTCTGATTACGATCGCAAGCCTGCTGGTTTTGAGCTTCTCTAACGGGTTGATTGGCGTGATCGTGGCAGCCATTATGTACGGTGTGGGATTCGGGTCGGCACAGCCAGCCCTGCAAGCGGCCACGCTGCGTCTCGCTCCTCCGGATCGGAAAGGGGTTGCCAATGCTTCTTTCTTTACCGCATTTGACTTAGGCATCGGACTTGGCTCCATCATACTCGGCTGGGTGTCACAGTACACGGGATATCAGGTGATGTTTGTCGTGACAGCCGTATCGGTAGCCGTTTCCTTATTGATTTTCACCGTGTTTGTCAGGCGTTTGTTGCGATATGAGGCATCGGCAGAATAA
- a CDS encoding M20 family metallopeptidase: MTDLLSFCKVNQQQMIDDLERLVVAESPSHDKRLVDQCGVVLQSLFRQHLGVEAEVIPQTTTGNHLRFVCGEGAEQILIIAHFDTVWDVGRLTYRVEGNRAYGPGIFDMKAGIIQALWAIKACRERGRPMDKKIVFLCTTDEEIGSETSRPYIEQEARNSAVVLVPEPPVANSGALKTARKGVGQFLLRIKGRASHAGNHHEQGISAVEELARQILYLHGLTNYAAGTTVNVGIARGGTRTNVVAEQAEAYIDVRVSSSAEGERMTELIRGLKPQAADVSLEVTGGMERPPMERTAATERLFQLAAGCAKELGFQVAEASVGGGSDGNFTAALGIPTLDGLGAMGDGPHAEHEHILIDQLPQRTALFTTLLTRL, translated from the coding sequence ATGACAGATCTGCTCTCTTTTTGCAAGGTGAACCAGCAACAGATGATTGACGATTTAGAGCGGTTGGTTGTAGCTGAATCCCCCTCCCACGACAAGCGGCTCGTCGATCAGTGTGGGGTTGTACTGCAATCATTGTTTCGGCAGCATCTGGGGGTTGAGGCTGAAGTGATCCCACAAACGACGACAGGGAATCATCTTCGTTTCGTCTGCGGAGAGGGGGCGGAGCAGATTCTCATCATCGCCCATTTTGATACGGTATGGGACGTAGGCAGGCTGACGTACCGTGTGGAAGGAAATCGAGCCTATGGACCTGGCATCTTCGATATGAAAGCGGGCATCATCCAAGCTTTGTGGGCGATCAAGGCTTGTCGCGAACGCGGGCGGCCCATGGACAAAAAAATCGTCTTTCTATGCACCACCGATGAGGAGATCGGCAGCGAAACCAGTCGTCCTTATATCGAACAGGAAGCTCGAAATAGTGCCGTTGTGCTGGTACCCGAGCCGCCGGTTGCCAATAGCGGGGCATTGAAAACTGCTCGTAAAGGGGTGGGACAGTTTCTGCTGAGAATCAAAGGAAGAGCTTCTCACGCCGGCAATCATCACGAGCAGGGCATCAGTGCCGTGGAGGAACTGGCCCGCCAAATCCTCTATCTCCACGGCCTGACGAATTACGCGGCAGGAACCACGGTTAACGTCGGCATCGCACGCGGCGGCACCCGCACCAACGTGGTGGCCGAACAGGCCGAGGCGTACATTGATGTCCGTGTATCCAGCAGCGCTGAAGGGGAGCGAATGACAGAGCTGATACGCGGATTAAAGCCGCAGGCAGCCGACGTCTCCCTAGAGGTGACGGGTGGTATGGAACGCCCTCCGATGGAGCGAACTGCGGCAACAGAGCGGTTGTTCCAACTGGCTGCCGGATGCGCCAAAGAGCTGGGCTTTCAGGTTGCGGAAGCTTCTGTCGGCGGCGGAAGCGATGGAAACTTTACTGCTGCTCTGGGCATCCCCACTTTGGATGGCCTGGGAGCGATGGGCGACGGACCACACGCTGAGCACGAACACATCCTGATCGACCAGCTTCCTCAGCGGACAGCGCTGTTCACCACACTGCTCACACGATTGTAG